A part of candidate division WOR-3 bacterium genomic DNA contains:
- the thpR gene encoding RNA 2',3'-cyclic phosphodiesterase has product MSEKVRSFVAVDTSEQVKSELARLIGELKVRTQLNVKWVKPEQMHLTLVFLGEVSLDFIQRAKIELGAVAQGFGPFDCRLKGLGGFPSTNKARVLWAGLEKGEDELKRLQSAVAEALKRIGYVPEKRPFSPHLTLGRLREPDSIGFIQGVSFASSNWLVKELILFKSELKPTGPVYTKISQFPLKG; this is encoded by the coding sequence ATGAGCGAGAAGGTTCGTTCCTTTGTTGCGGTGGACACATCGGAACAGGTGAAGTCTGAACTTGCCCGGCTGATTGGAGAACTCAAGGTTAGGACCCAACTGAATGTGAAATGGGTAAAACCCGAGCAGATGCATCTCACCCTTGTTTTTTTGGGTGAGGTGAGTTTGGATTTTATCCAAAGGGCAAAGATTGAACTGGGCGCGGTTGCGCAAGGGTTCGGACCATTTGATTGCCGCTTGAAGGGTCTGGGCGGTTTTCCCAGTACCAATAAGGCAAGGGTTTTGTGGGCGGGTTTGGAAAAGGGTGAGGATGAACTCAAAAGGTTGCAATCCGCGGTTGCAGAGGCGCTCAAAAGGATTGGCTATGTGCCCGAAAAGAGACCCTTCAGCCCGCATCTGACCCTGGGCAGATTAAGAGAGCCGGACAGTATTGGATTTATTCAAGGGGTTTCGTTTGCCAGTTCAAACTGGCTTGTTAAAGAACTGATTTTATTCAAAAGTGAACTAAAGCCCACCGGTCCTGTTTATACGAAAATTTCTCAGTTTCCGCTCAAGGGTTGA
- a CDS encoding competence/damage-inducible protein A produces MRCEIIIVGDEVLLGRVVDTNSALIAQRLEKIGISVSRVIRVGDDKEAIKRALAGALVLSRLIFVAGGFGPTPDDKTLDAVCELLERKVLMHEPTLKRISAFFEKRGLRMPEMAKRQALVPEGAAVFENPLGMVPGMVLEHQGGTVVLLPGVPQELEVLLDRGVLEHLKARFAPEKVYHSILKTFGVIESRVAPKVIRTVKKYPLVSVGFYPSVLGVDLLFSGRDEEMVNACADDVAGFLKERVYAREEKSLAEVVGGILKEKGLTLATAESCTGGLVGDLLTNVPGSSEYYLGGVVAYSNRIKMKVLGVRERTLENFGAVSAQCVREMALGVCRVIGADAGIAVSGIAGPGGGTKEKPVGLVYIGVAFKNRVKIERRIFSGTRRIIKERSGYGALDLLRRVLTKGL; encoded by the coding sequence ATGAGATGCGAGATTATCATTGTTGGTGATGAGGTTCTTTTGGGCAGGGTGGTTGATACCAATTCTGCCCTGATTGCGCAGCGGCTGGAAAAAATCGGGATAAGTGTCAGCCGGGTTATCCGGGTCGGTGATGACAAGGAGGCGATCAAGCGGGCGCTTGCCGGGGCATTGGTCCTTTCCCGGCTGATTTTTGTTGCCGGCGGTTTCGGACCGACCCCTGATGACAAAACCCTGGATGCTGTGTGCGAACTCCTTGAGCGCAAGGTTTTAATGCATGAGCCCACACTCAAGAGAATCAGCGCCTTTTTTGAAAAGAGAGGTCTGCGGATGCCAGAGATGGCAAAAAGGCAGGCTCTTGTCCCTGAGGGTGCGGCTGTCTTTGAAAATCCCTTAGGGATGGTGCCAGGGATGGTACTGGAGCATCAGGGAGGCACAGTTGTGCTTTTGCCCGGAGTGCCGCAGGAACTTGAGGTTTTGCTTGACAGAGGGGTCCTTGAGCACCTCAAGGCAAGGTTTGCCCCAGAAAAGGTTTACCATTCAATCCTGAAGACATTTGGTGTGATTGAATCAAGGGTTGCACCAAAGGTAATAAGAACGGTTAAGAAATATCCTTTGGTTTCTGTCGGTTTTTATCCCTCGGTTTTGGGGGTTGACTTGCTTTTTTCTGGCAGGGATGAAGAAATGGTTAATGCTTGTGCCGATGATGTGGCGGGTTTTCTCAAGGAGCGGGTTTACGCCCGGGAGGAGAAGAGCCTGGCTGAGGTTGTGGGTGGGATTTTAAAGGAAAAGGGGCTAACCCTTGCCACTGCCGAATCCTGCACCGGCGGGCTTGTTGGCGACCTCTTGACCAATGTTCCGGGCAGTTCTGAATATTATCTTGGCGGTGTTGTTGCCTATTCAAACAGGATTAAGATGAAGGTTTTAGGTGTGCGGGAAAGGACGCTTGAGAATTTTGGCGCGGTTAGTGCCCAATGCGTGAGGGAGATGGCTCTTGGTGTGTGCCGGGTTATCGGTGCTGATGCGGGTATTGCGGTTTCCGGGATAGCGGGTCCTGGAGGCGGGACAAAGGAGAAGCCGGTCGGTCTGGTTTATATCGGGGTTGCATTTAAAAACAGGGTGAAGATAGAGCGGAGGATATTTTCCGGGACGAGAAGGATAATTAAAGAGCGTTCTGGATATGGTGCGCTTGACCTTCTGCGCCGGGTTTTGACAAAGGGGTTATGA